One window of the Lasioglossum baleicum chromosome 8, iyLasBale1, whole genome shotgun sequence genome contains the following:
- the LOC143211321 gene encoding F-box only protein 6-like, translating to MEESENGLIFVDMYIPSELLTQIFTYVDHKSLLNCQLVCKQWEMLIKSYVWRKVAELTSGGQSLSLWKKVPWRVYYFICKNFGKNLIRNHSGDELYKHWEIEKGDGHRWVVENPPKGVPLLPSDDPILEGKQYCFVTSGNLNIKKQTIDLEKEGLTPYVLDNLRPPIEISEYCSCISYSPASSVLAVRLVTKNGKILYTFNFTNTLIGKAKIKWDSVRRQ from the exons ATGGAAGAAAGTGAAAACGGATTAATCTTCGTTGACATGTATATTCCCAGCGAATTGTTAACACAGATTTTCACTTATGTCGACCATAAATCTCTGTTGAATTGTCAATTGGTTTGCAAACAATGGGAAATGTTAATAAAAAGCTATGTTTGGCGCAAAGTGGCCGAACTAACGTCTGGTGGTCAATCGCTTTCACTATGGAAGAAAGTACCTTGGCGCGTGTActattttatatgtaaaaatttcggaaaaaacTTGATCAGAAATCATTCCGGGGACGAACTATACAAGCATTGGGAGATTGAGAAAGGAGATGGTCATCGCTGGGTTGTGGAAAATCCTCCAAAAGGTGTTCCACTCTTACCTAGCGATGATCCTATTCTGGAGGGTAAACAGTATTGTTTCGTTACATCCGGCaacttaaatataaaaaaacaaaCAATCGACTTAGAGAAGGAAGGACTGACACCATATGTTCTGGACAACTTAAGACCTCCGATAGAG ATCAGCGAATATTGTTCCTGCATTTCGTACTCTCCAGCTTCTTCTGTGCTTGCAGTTCGTTTAGTTACTAAGAACGGTAAAATCCTTTATACCTTCAATTTTACTAACACGCTAATTGGAAAAGCTAAAATTAAGTGGGACAGTGTACGTAGACAATAA